One Mycolicibacterium rufum genomic window, ACGCTTTGTGACGGATTTCCGCCGTTTTCTGTCAGAAAGCGTGCACTCGAAGCCGTCGGCGACGGCTCTCACGCGGTCAGGTACACCCCGACGGCCCACGTGACGGTCGCCAGCAGCGCCCCGGTCAGTTCCACCCCCACCGACAGGGCGACGCCCTTGATCGCGTGCATCGTCGACGCCCAGGCCCGGGCGAGGTTGCGGCGGGTCGCCATCTCGGCGGCGAAAACCCCGCCGACGAAGCCGATCAGCAGACCGACGACCGGGATCACGAAGAACCCGACGACGCCGACGACCGCCCCGGCCACCAGCACCGACGTGCGCACCTGCGCGTCCCGCATGCGCCGGGCCGGCCAGGTGTACTTGATCACCGCGGCCGCCGCGAAGAACGCCGCCGCGATCCCGAACACCCCCCACGCCGCTGCGCCGCCTTCGACCCACGCCCACACCCCGATGGCGGCGATGACGAGGATGCCGCCCGGCAGGATCGGCACGATGATCCCCACCAGGCCCACGGCGATCACGAGCGCGACGAGGACGATCCCGCCGGCGCTCACGCTCAGCCCCGCATCGGCGTGTTGACCTTGTCGGCCTCGATCGTCACGATCAGCCGCGTCTCGTCGGGGTTCCCGCTGAAGTACGGGTACGGGATCCCGAGGTACTTCTGCGAGAGCTCGTCGATGTGCTCCTTGCCGCCCTCGCTGGTCATCGACACCACCCGGCCGCGCACCTCGAAGAAGCGGGCCACCTGGTCGGGATCGGCGACGTTGACCGCGATCCGCGGGTCTCGCCGCAGATTGCGTTCCTTCTGCATCCCGCCGACGATGTTGAGCACGACGTGCTCGCCGTCGGTGGTCACCCACGTCTCGGTGAGCTGGGGCGATCCGTCGGCCATCAGCGTCGCGACGAAGCACGGGCTGGGCTTGCGCAGCAGCTCGAGCAGGTCGTCAGGCAGGGCAACGGTCACGGCGCGAAGTCCTCTCGAGCAGCCAGTCGGTCGGCCAGGTCGCTGAAATCCTCGGCCAGCACGTCGAATTCGTCGGCGGCAGGCCGGCGCAGCGTGCGGTCGGGGCCGTGCTCGGCGGGGCGGAACACGAAACCGGTCCGCAGCCCCGCGTCCCGCGCGGCACGCAGGTCGGACGGATGCGCGGCGACCATCATCAGTTCCGAGGGTGCCACGTCGAGGATCTCCGCGCATCCGAGGTAGGTCTCGGGGTCGGGCTTGTAGTGCCGGAAGATCTCCGCCGACAGCACGCAATCCCACGGCAGGCCGGCCCGCTTGGCCATGTTGGTCAGCAGCGAGACGTTGCCGTTGGACAGCGTGGTGATGACGAACCGCTCCTTGAGCCGGGTCAGTCCGGCCACCGCGTCCGGCCACGGGTCGAGCCGGTGCCACGCGCGGTTGAGGTCGTCGATCTCCGCGTCGTCGACGGTGATCCCGGCGTCGGCGAGCAACTCGACCAGCCGCCCGCGATGCAGATCGTCGATGCGGGTCCACGGCAATTCGCCGCGGCGCACCCGGTCCATCGCCGGCGAGTACCCGGCGCGCCACGCGTCGGCGAACGCCGGCCAGTCCCGCTCGACGCCGTGCCGGGCGCCGAACCGCTTGAGTTCGGCGGTGACGCTCGAGCGCCAGTCCACCACCGTGCCGAACACGTCGAAGGCGAGGGCGCGGATGCTCACGGCTCGAGGACCAGTTTCCCCGCGATGCCGCCGTCCGCCAGACTCTGCAGCGCCTCGGCCCCGGCCGACAGCGGAAACCGCACCGGCGCAGGGGGTCTCAGCCCTTCGGCGACGAGCGCGGCCAGTCCGGCGCCCACCTCGGCCTGCGCCCCGGGGGTGCGGTTGACGAACTCGCCCCACCCCACGCCGACGACGCTGACGTTGCGCAGCAGCAGCCGGTTCACCTTCACCGTCGGGATGCCGCCGGCCGCGAAGCCGATCACCAGCAGCCGTCCCTCGGTGGCCATCGCGCGGACGGCGTCGTCGAACGCCGATCCGCCGATCGGGTCCACCACCACGTCCACGCCGCGGCCCACGGTGTGTTCTCTGACCGCGTCCAGCCATCCGTCGCCGAGTGGCAGCACCGCGTCAGCGCCCAGCGATGTCACGAAGTCGATAGCGGACGGCCGGTGCACCATCGCGATCACCGTGGCGCCCATCGCCTTGGCGATCTGCACCGCGGCGGTACCGACGCCGCCGCCCGACCCGAGCACCAGCACGGTCTCGCCGGCGCGCAGCGCGGCCCGCCGCTGCAGGGCGAAGTACATCGTGTAGTAGTTGCCCAGCAGTGCCGCGGCCGACGCGTCGTCGACGTCGTCGGGTGTGGCCACCACGCTCGCGGGCGCAACGGCCACCTGCTCGGCATACCCGCCGAGCATCGTGAACGCCGAAACCCGCTGTCCGACCGTGAATTCAGAGCCTTCAGGCGCGGAACGCACCACCCCGGCGACCTCCATCCCGGGGGTGAACGGCGGATCGAGCCGCAGCTGGTACTCACCGCGCAGGAGCAGCAGGTCGGGGAAGCACACGCCGGCGGCGCGCACGTCGATCACGA contains:
- a CDS encoding DUF456 domain-containing protein; the protein is MSAGGIVLVALVIAVGLVGIIVPILPGGILVIAAIGVWAWVEGGAAAWGVFGIAAAFFAAAAVIKYTWPARRMRDAQVRTSVLVAGAVVGVVGFFVIPVVGLLIGFVGGVFAAEMATRRNLARAWASTMHAIKGVALSVGVELTGALLATVTWAVGVYLTA
- a CDS encoding PPOX class F420-dependent oxidoreductase — its product is MTVALPDDLLELLRKPSPCFVATLMADGSPQLTETWVTTDGEHVVLNIVGGMQKERNLRRDPRIAVNVADPDQVARFFEVRGRVVSMTSEGGKEHIDELSQKYLGIPYPYFSGNPDETRLIVTIEADKVNTPMRG
- a CDS encoding haloacid dehalogenase type II, which encodes MSIRALAFDVFGTVVDWRSSVTAELKRFGARHGVERDWPAFADAWRAGYSPAMDRVRRGELPWTRIDDLHRGRLVELLADAGITVDDAEIDDLNRAWHRLDPWPDAVAGLTRLKERFVITTLSNGNVSLLTNMAKRAGLPWDCVLSAEIFRHYKPDPETYLGCAEILDVAPSELMMVAAHPSDLRAARDAGLRTGFVFRPAEHGPDRTLRRPAADEFDVLAEDFSDLADRLAAREDFAP
- a CDS encoding NADPH:quinone oxidoreductase family protein is translated as MKALVAQELSGPAGLVYTDVPDPAGDGHVVIDVRAAGVCFPDLLLLRGEYQLRLDPPFTPGMEVAGVVRSAPEGSEFTVGQRVSAFTMLGGYAEQVAVAPASVVATPDDVDDASAAALLGNYYTMYFALQRRAALRAGETVLVLGSGGGVGTAAVQIAKAMGATVIAMVHRPSAIDFVTSLGADAVLPLGDGWLDAVREHTVGRGVDVVVDPIGGSAFDDAVRAMATEGRLLVIGFAAGGIPTVKVNRLLLRNVSVVGVGWGEFVNRTPGAQAEVGAGLAALVAEGLRPPAPVRFPLSAGAEALQSLADGGIAGKLVLEP